From a region of the Mycobacteroides saopaulense genome:
- the mnmA gene encoding tRNA 2-thiouridine(34) synthase MnmA: MKVLAAMSGGVDSSVAAARMVDAGHDVVGVHLALSAAPGTLRTGSRGCCSKEDAADARRVADMLGIPFYVWDFADRFKEEVIDDFVEAYAEGRTPNPCVKCNEKIKFAALADRAVALGFDAVATGHYARLHDGRLRRAVDEDKDQSYVLGVLTPEQLSRALFPVGDSPKPDIRAEAEQRGLLVANKPDSHDICFIPSGDTQAFLGARIGVRRGNVVDADGSVLATHAGVHEFTIGQRKGLGLVGPAADGRPRYVTSIDAETATVKVGTVEDLEIWEFGGEPVVWTSGRVPAEPVECQVQVRAHGSVVDAIVEPAADRIQVRLRTALRGVAPGQTVVLYRPDAEGDEVLGSAIITR; encoded by the coding sequence GCCATGAGCGGGGGAGTGGACTCCTCGGTGGCGGCCGCGCGCATGGTGGACGCCGGACACGATGTGGTGGGCGTGCACCTGGCATTGTCGGCCGCACCGGGAACCCTGCGCACGGGATCTCGCGGATGCTGTTCGAAGGAGGACGCCGCCGATGCGCGCCGTGTCGCCGACATGCTCGGAATACCTTTCTATGTATGGGATTTCGCGGATCGATTCAAAGAAGAGGTCATCGACGACTTCGTCGAGGCATATGCGGAGGGGCGCACCCCGAATCCGTGCGTGAAGTGCAACGAGAAGATCAAGTTCGCGGCGCTGGCGGACAGGGCCGTCGCCCTGGGTTTCGATGCGGTGGCCACCGGTCACTACGCACGGCTGCACGACGGCAGGCTGCGGCGTGCGGTCGATGAGGACAAGGACCAGTCCTATGTGCTGGGGGTGCTCACGCCGGAACAGTTGAGCCGTGCGCTGTTCCCGGTCGGTGACAGCCCCAAGCCCGATATCCGGGCGGAGGCCGAGCAGCGCGGACTGCTGGTCGCGAACAAGCCCGACAGCCATGACATCTGCTTCATTCCTTCCGGGGACACGCAGGCCTTCCTCGGCGCGCGCATCGGAGTGCGCAGAGGAAATGTGGTGGATGCCGACGGCAGTGTGCTGGCAACCCACGCCGGGGTGCACGAGTTCACCATCGGCCAGCGCAAGGGCCTCGGGCTGGTCGGACCCGCCGCGGACGGCCGACCCCGATACGTCACGTCGATCGATGCCGAGACCGCCACCGTAAAGGTGGGAACCGTTGAGGATCTCGAGATTTGGGAGTTCGGGGGTGAGCCGGTGGTGTGGACCTCCGGTCGGGTCCCGGCCGAGCCCGTCGAATGCCAGGTTCAGGTACGCGCGCACGGATCGGTGGTCGACGCCATTGTCGAGCCCGCCGCCGACCGGATCCAGGTCCGTCTGCGTACCGCCCTGCGGGGAGTGGCCCCCGGGCAGACCGTGGTGCTGTACCGTCCCGATGCCGAGGGCGACGAGGTGCTCGGCAGCGCCATCATCACGCGCTGA
- a CDS encoding limonene-1,2-epoxide hydrolase family protein, with amino-acid sequence MSSNGEIVREFCGLWAAMDVERMIAFFTEDSVYHNIPMEPAVGREAIATLIRGWSAAMEGIDFEIHRQVCAGNVVMNERTDTLRVNGVRVPLPVMGIFEIADGKIHAWRDYFDMNTMTAAFQAASA; translated from the coding sequence GTGAGTAGCAATGGCGAGATCGTGCGTGAGTTCTGTGGTCTGTGGGCGGCGATGGATGTGGAACGCATGATCGCGTTTTTTACCGAAGACTCTGTCTACCACAATATTCCGATGGAACCGGCGGTGGGCCGGGAAGCTATCGCAACGCTCATCAGGGGATGGTCCGCCGCGATGGAGGGCATCGATTTCGAGATCCATCGCCAAGTCTGCGCGGGCAATGTCGTCATGAACGAGCGCACCGATACGCTGCGTGTCAACGGGGTGCGAGTCCCGTTGCCTGTCATGGGAATCTTCGAGATCGCCGATGGCAAGATCCACGCGTGGCGCGACTACTTCGACATGAACACGATGACGGCGGCGTTTCAGGCGGCCTCTGCCTGA
- a CDS encoding acyl-ACP desaturase — MPQKEFTDLELLHELEPVVEENTHRHLGVFKDWNPHDYIPWSEGKNYKALGGQDWDPEQCKLSEVAKIAMVTNLLTEDNLPSYHREIAMNFTMDGPWGTWVNRWTAEEQRHSIAIRDYLVVTRSVDPIELEKLRVEQMTRGFSPGQNRQGGDQMFADSLFDSVAYVSFQELATRVSHRNTGVACAEPIAQELLKHISNDENLHMIFYRNMVAAGLEIAPNQAVKSIHKVLDNFTMPGYTIPGFRRNAVTIATGGVYDPQLHLAEVVQPVLRKWRIFERDDINGDGEWYREDLDRIITDLKKTASDFEEVKAKYLERQARRAERKTAKAAVSIA, encoded by the coding sequence ATGCCGCAGAAGGAATTCACCGACCTTGAGCTCCTACACGAGCTCGAACCCGTGGTCGAGGAGAACACCCACCGCCACCTCGGCGTCTTCAAAGACTGGAATCCGCACGACTACATCCCCTGGTCCGAGGGCAAGAACTACAAGGCCCTGGGCGGGCAGGACTGGGATCCCGAGCAGTGCAAGCTCTCCGAAGTCGCCAAGATCGCCATGGTCACCAATCTGCTGACCGAGGACAATCTGCCCTCGTATCACCGCGAGATTGCAATGAACTTCACCATGGACGGGCCGTGGGGCACCTGGGTCAATCGCTGGACGGCAGAAGAACAACGACACAGCATCGCCATCCGCGACTACCTCGTCGTCACCCGTTCGGTCGACCCGATCGAACTGGAGAAGTTGCGCGTGGAGCAGATGACCCGCGGCTTCTCCCCGGGCCAGAACCGCCAAGGCGGCGACCAGATGTTCGCCGACAGCCTCTTCGACTCGGTGGCCTACGTGTCATTTCAGGAGTTGGCCACCCGCGTCTCGCACCGCAACACGGGAGTCGCCTGCGCCGAGCCCATCGCCCAGGAACTCCTCAAGCACATCTCCAATGACGAGAACCTGCACATGATCTTCTACCGCAACATGGTCGCGGCCGGTCTCGAGATCGCACCCAACCAGGCGGTGAAGTCGATCCACAAGGTGCTCGACAACTTCACCATGCCCGGCTACACGATTCCCGGATTCCGCCGCAACGCGGTCACCATCGCCACCGGCGGCGTCTACGACCCCCAGTTGCACCTGGCCGAGGTGGTACAGCCGGTGCTGCGCAAGTGGCGCATCTTCGAGCGCGACGACATCAACGGCGACGGCGAGTGGTACCGCGAGGACCTCGACCGCATCATCACCGACCTGAAGAAGACCGCCTCCGACTTCGAGGAGGTCAAGGCCAAGTACCTGGAGCGCCAGGCCAGGCGTGCCGAGCGCAAGACGGCGAAGGCAGCGGTTTCGATCGCCTGA
- a CDS encoding SGNH/GDSL hydrolase family protein — protein sequence MRALRTLSTVLGLATVVAATVSGPSIASAEPATGAQLVAIGDSFMAAGSNAAAITGPVGTACNQATDNVAHLVASSFPQMTFADYSCVGALSTDVYTPSTRGPQNTGLSPATKVAIVSIGGNDAGFEQIATDCLFALSCPPERKAQFAANVSSVGPKLTGAYAAIRQAAPNARVFTVGYLPILPPDAKGCLVGLINTQETITFLNGLQRQLNDTIVAESAKAGFTPVIPATSSDHSVCAADFQRYVSMTGTGAGDEGIPMHPTAPGRQYVAERVAIAMRAAGLPSTS from the coding sequence ATGCGCGCGCTCAGGACGCTCTCAACGGTGCTCGGCCTGGCCACTGTGGTGGCCGCGACGGTGAGCGGCCCGTCGATCGCTTCGGCCGAGCCCGCCACAGGTGCCCAGCTGGTCGCGATCGGCGATTCGTTCATGGCCGCGGGTTCCAACGCCGCCGCAATCACTGGTCCCGTCGGCACCGCGTGCAACCAGGCGACCGACAACGTGGCGCATCTGGTGGCCTCCTCGTTCCCGCAAATGACCTTCGCCGACTACTCCTGTGTGGGCGCACTATCCACCGACGTCTACACCCCGTCTACCCGGGGCCCGCAGAACACGGGTCTGTCCCCCGCCACCAAGGTCGCGATCGTGTCCATCGGCGGCAACGACGCCGGATTCGAGCAGATCGCCACCGACTGTCTGTTCGCATTGAGCTGCCCGCCGGAGAGGAAGGCACAGTTCGCCGCCAACGTGTCCTCGGTGGGCCCGAAACTGACCGGCGCGTACGCGGCGATCCGCCAGGCGGCACCAAACGCGCGCGTCTTCACCGTCGGCTACCTGCCGATCCTGCCCCCGGACGCCAAGGGCTGTCTGGTCGGGCTCATCAACACCCAAGAGACCATCACCTTCCTCAACGGCCTACAGCGCCAACTGAACGACACGATCGTGGCCGAATCCGCGAAGGCGGGGTTCACCCCGGTAATCCCGGCTACCAGCAGCGACCACAGCGTGTGCGCCGCCGACTTCCAGCGCTATGTGTCGATGACGGGCACCGGCGCCGGCGATGAGGGAATTCCCATGCACCCCACCGCACCCGGGCGCCAGTACGTCGCCGAACGTGTCGCGATCGCCATGCGTGCGGCCGGCCTGCCGTCCACTTCCTGA
- a CDS encoding NAD(P)H-dependent amine dehydrogenase family protein: MIKVGVWGPGSMGVVALRAVIDHPDLALTDVVVHSEAKIGRDAGELCGTYPVGVLATADAETLIQGDADVVVYAAAANVRPLEAIADMASLLRAGKNVVSCSVVPLVYPEAVDDALTQPLADAAAAGGSSFFTTGIDTGFANDVLPLVLSGVSRTIRSVRVTEIFNYATYPEKGAVYEILGFGKPPEFEAFAATEGVFTFGWGPVVHQIAHGLGCEIDRLEEDVERLVVEESFDTPTGRIEAGTVGAMRSTLTGHVDGGRTIVVDHVSRMHDDLAPHWPQPRISMAPSDFGFGGASGQGVYRVEIKGSPDIVCELELAEDHDHDLGARIAGAAHMVNAIPAVYAAKPGLLSVLDLPIITGVGLMDVEPGLSPDSRLVGGAK; encoded by the coding sequence ATGATCAAGGTCGGCGTATGGGGGCCGGGTTCGATGGGTGTGGTCGCGCTGCGCGCGGTGATCGACCACCCGGACTTGGCTCTGACCGATGTGGTGGTGCACAGCGAGGCCAAGATCGGCCGGGACGCCGGAGAGCTGTGCGGAACGTACCCCGTGGGGGTCCTCGCGACCGCCGACGCTGAGACGCTCATCCAGGGCGACGCCGACGTGGTGGTCTACGCGGCGGCGGCCAATGTGCGTCCCCTCGAAGCCATCGCGGACATGGCCTCGCTCCTGCGTGCGGGCAAGAATGTGGTGTCGTGCTCGGTGGTGCCCCTGGTCTATCCCGAGGCCGTGGACGACGCGTTGACTCAGCCCCTTGCCGATGCCGCCGCAGCGGGCGGATCATCCTTTTTCACAACCGGTATCGATACGGGCTTCGCGAATGATGTGCTGCCGCTGGTGCTGTCGGGGGTCTCGCGCACCATCCGATCGGTCCGGGTGACCGAGATATTCAACTACGCCACGTATCCGGAGAAGGGTGCGGTCTACGAGATTCTCGGATTCGGCAAGCCTCCCGAGTTCGAGGCGTTCGCCGCCACGGAGGGCGTTTTCACGTTCGGGTGGGGACCTGTCGTGCATCAGATAGCCCACGGCCTGGGTTGTGAGATCGATCGGCTCGAGGAAGATGTCGAGCGCCTGGTCGTCGAAGAGTCCTTCGACACACCCACGGGCCGCATCGAGGCCGGAACCGTTGGCGCGATGCGCTCGACCCTCACCGGCCATGTCGACGGCGGGCGAACGATTGTCGTCGACCACGTCAGCCGTATGCACGACGACCTGGCGCCGCATTGGCCGCAGCCCCGGATATCGATGGCGCCAAGTGATTTCGGCTTTGGCGGCGCCAGCGGTCAGGGTGTCTATCGCGTCGAGATCAAGGGATCTCCGGATATTGTCTGCGAGCTTGAGCTGGCCGAAGACCACGATCATGACCTCGGTGCCCGTATCGCCGGGGCGGCGCACATGGTGAACGCGATTCCCGCCGTCTATGCCGCGAAGCCGGGACTGTTGTCGGTGTTGGATCTTCCCATCATCACCGGAGTAGGGCTGATGGACGTCGAACCAGGGCTCTCCCCGGACAGCCGTCTGGTGGGCGGCGCGAAGTGA
- a CDS encoding MarR family transcriptional regulator — translation MSTVKSPPTQRVVDVITALANSPAASTLTELARACGITTSTCSLLLHDLEQRGWVHRREDRRYALGAGLLPVVHGLRRQHPLLDKGRDALLYLHEQLGAACSLSKIGTKNLAVLDSVGHPSDTAHDLGQRFPIDPPFGLVAMAWRDQPAIEQWLRQVEPRLTRADIDRHVRVLADIRDRGYGAWRFDDDHPGLHERLAAMLESVDSTPLLARQLTTLMTIVSLQSVTATLESSLSTTEFVVVPIFGRDRQPEYQIQIHLGQDNALSLEHLDETLRYVQARLVPAL, via the coding sequence GTGTCAACGGTGAAATCGCCGCCCACTCAAAGGGTCGTCGATGTCATTACTGCACTGGCCAATTCGCCGGCGGCAAGCACGTTGACCGAGTTGGCGCGAGCCTGTGGGATCACCACCTCGACCTGCTCACTGCTCCTTCATGACCTTGAGCAACGCGGCTGGGTGCACCGACGCGAGGACCGTCGCTATGCGCTCGGCGCCGGACTACTTCCGGTGGTCCATGGCCTGCGGCGACAGCACCCCCTGCTGGACAAGGGCCGCGACGCACTGCTGTACCTGCACGAGCAGCTGGGTGCGGCATGCTCACTGTCGAAGATCGGCACCAAGAATCTCGCGGTGCTCGACTCGGTGGGGCACCCAAGCGATACCGCCCACGACTTGGGACAGCGATTTCCCATCGACCCCCCATTCGGCTTGGTGGCCATGGCATGGCGCGACCAACCCGCCATCGAGCAGTGGCTACGCCAGGTCGAGCCACGACTGACCCGAGCGGACATCGACCGGCATGTGCGTGTTCTCGCCGACATTCGGGACCGCGGCTACGGGGCATGGCGATTCGACGACGATCATCCCGGGCTGCACGAGCGGTTGGCGGCCATGCTGGAATCGGTCGACTCGACGCCCCTCCTCGCACGACAGCTCACCACACTCATGACCATCGTGAGCCTGCAATCGGTCACCGCGACGCTCGAAAGTTCCCTCTCAACAACCGAATTCGTAGTAGTTCCAATATTCGGGCGAGACCGACAACCCGAGTATCAGATTCAAATCCATCTAGGCCAGGACAACGCGCTCTCACTGGAGCATCTCGACGAAACCCTGCGGTACGTTCAGGCGCGGCTCGTACCCGCGCTGTGA